A genomic stretch from Ammospiza nelsoni isolate bAmmNel1 chromosome 32, bAmmNel1.pri, whole genome shotgun sequence includes:
- the LOC132085708 gene encoding zinc finger protein 628-like: protein MAGAAPPAGAPEHPFTCRECGKSFRWSSRLAHHLRSHTGERPYKCSECPKSFKRSSLLQTHLRVHTGLRAFRCAQCGLTFKWASHYQYHLRQHSGERPYRCPTCPKAFKNSSSLRRHRHTHTGERPHTCDTCGKGFAQATNLRQHLRVHTGERPYTCATCGKSFTHSSNLHLHRRTHGPAPQCPTCATPLASRTCPQRHPQGPAPPGAASPEPLWRPLGLTCAEQEVTVTPATPPAPPHRCLTCGKSFKNGAGLARHLPGHERPRAPPAPGEAEAPAPPERPYRCGECGKTFKGSSGLRYHLRDHTGERPYTCATCGKSFKRSSLLQTHLRVHTGLRAFRCAQCGLTFKWASHYQYHLRQHSGERPYRCPTCPKAFKNSSSLRRHRHTHTGERPHTCDTCGKGFAQATNLRQHLRVHTGERPYTCATCGKSFTHSSNLHLHRRTHSAARPFRCPTCPKAFVMAAYLQRHLRTHGPAPRRAPGAAAAPGGATAVPSPAGAYLVLPGPGGSSPHKVLLVAATPGHAQPHLAQVGREQRTWHSVLLIPGAGREGAAAGVQVAGVTGVTGVAEVTGVTGVTGVAGAGVAGMTGVAGLQLQVLPAPSEVTNVQLQAGEVTNVQLQVLPAPPEVTNVQLCTGEVTNVQLQMLPPPPPGGTGVQLQAGEVTNVQLQVLPPPPEVANVQLQAGEVTNVQLQALPLTSGVTNVQLQVLPPPAGGTGVQLQTGEVANVQLQVLPPLAGGTGVQLQATELPSVHLDISEMTSAHLEPMEVPNVHLDTSEVSDAHLDMSEVATVHLETSELPSVHLETSELPSVHLDTSEVTNVHLESPELSSVQLDVSEVPSAHLETNEMTSAHLESSEVPSAHLDVSEVTNAHLETTEVTDVHLEPMEEVPSAHLDVSEVTDVHLKTSEVPSAHLDMPCVHLETTEEVTNAHLETLAMTSVHLEVPGAHLDSSKMPGAHLEPTEVHLEPP from the exons ATGGCGGGCGCGGCGCCCCCCGCAGGTGCCCCTGAGCACCCCTTCACCTGCCGGGAGTGCGGCAAATCCTTCCGCTGGTCCTCGCGCCTGGCGCATCACCTGCGCAGCCACACAGGTGAGCGCCCCTACAAGTGCTCCGAGTGCCCCAAG agcttcaagCGCTCCTCGCTGCTGCAGACTCACCTGCGCGTGCACACGGGGCTGCGCGCCTTCAGGTGCGCCCAGTGCGGCCTCACCTTCAAGTGGGCGTCGCACTACCAGTACCACCTGCGGCAGCACTCAGGTGAGCGGCCCTACCGCTGCCCCACCTGCCCCAAGGCCTTCAAGAACTCCTCCAGCCTGCGGCGCCACCGCCACACCCACACAGGTGAGCGCCCGCACACCTGCGACACCTGCGGCAAGGGCTTCGCCCAGGCCACCAACCTGCGGCAGCACCTGCGGGTGCACACGGGGGAGCGGCCGTACACCTGCGCCACCTGCGGCAAGAGCTTCACGCACTCGTCCAACCTTCACCTGCACCGGCGCACGCACGGCCCCGCCCCGCAGTGCCCCACCTGCGCCACGCCCTTGGCCTCGCGCACCTGTCCGCAGAGGCACCCGCagggccccgccccgcccggcgccGCCTCACCTGAGCCGCTCTGGAGGCCGCTGGGGCTCACCTGTGCCGAGCAGGAGGTGACGGTGACACCGGCCacgcccccggccccgccccacCGCTGCCTCACCTGCGGCAAGAGCTTCAAGAACGGGGCGGGGCTGGCGCGGCACCTGCCCGGGCACGAGCGGCCCCGAGCCCCACCCGCGCCAGGTGAGGCCGaggcgccggccccgcccgaGCGGCCGTACAGGTGCGGCGAGTGCGGCAAGACCTTCAAGGGCTCTTCGGGGCTGCGCTACCACCTGCGCGACCACACAGGTGAGCGCCCCTACACCTGCGCCacctgtgggaagagcttcaagCGCTCCTCGCTGCTGCAGACTCACCTGCGCGTGCACACGGGGCTGCGCGCCTTCAGGTGCGCCCAGTGCGGCCTCACCTTCAAGTGGGCGTCGCACTACCAGTACCACCTGCGGCAGCACTCAGGTGAGCGGCCCTACCGCTGCCCCACCTGCCCCAAGGCCTTCAAGAACTCCTCCAGCCTGCGGCGCCACCGCCACACCCACACAGGTGAGCGCCCGCACACCTGCGACACCTGCGGCAAGGGCTTCGCCCAGGCCACCAACCTGCGGCAGCACCTGCGGGTGCACACGGGGGAGCGGCCGTACACCTGCGCCACCTGCGGGAAGAGCTTCACGCACTCGTCCAACCTGCACCTGCACCGGCGCACGCACTCGGCGGCGCGGCCCTTCCGCTGCCCCACCTGCCCCAAGGCCTTCGTCATGGCCGCCTACCTGCAGAGACACCTGCGCACGCACGGCCCCGCCCCGCGACGCGCACCTGGCGCTGCCGCCGCACCTGGCggtgccacagctgtgccatcaCCTGCTGGCGCTTACCTGGTGCTGCCTGGCCCTGGTGGCTCCTCCCCCCacaaggtgctgctggtggcgGCCACGCCCGGCCACGCCCAGCCGCACCTGGCGcaggtgggcagggagcagcgcACCTGGCACAGCGTCCTGCTCATACCTGGGGCGGGCAGGGAGGGGGCGGCAGCGGGGGTGCAGGTGGCTGGGGTGACAGGTGTGACAGGTGTGGCAGAAGTGACAGGTGTGACAGGTGTGACAG GTGTGGCAGGTGCAGGCGTGGCAGGTATGACAGgtgtggcagggctgcagctccaggtgctcccagcGCCTTCAGAAGTCACCAACGtccagctccaggcaggtgAGGTGACCAACGTCCAGCTCCAG GTGTTGCCAGCACCACCTGAGGTCACCaatgtccagctctgcacaggtgaGGTGACCAATGTCCAGCTCCAGATGTTGCCACCACCACCCCCAGGTGGCACAGgtgtgcagctccaggcaggtgAGGTGACCAACGTGCAGCTCCAGGTGTTGCCACCCCCACCTGAGGTGGCCAATGTCCAGCTCCAG gcaggtgAGGTGACCAATGTccagctccaggccctgccGCTGACCTCAGGTGTCACCAACGTGCAGCTCCAGGTGTTGCCACCACCCGCAGGTGGCACAGGTGTGCAGCTGCAGACAGGTGAGGTGGCCAATGTCCAGCTCCAGGTGTTGCCACCACTTGCAGGTGGCACAGGTGTGCAGCTCCAGGCCACTGAGCTGCCCAGTGTCCACCTGGACATCTCAGAG ATGACCAGTGCCCACCTGGAACCCATGGAGGTGCCCAATGTCCACCTGGACACATCAGAGGTGAGCGATGCCCACCTGGACATGTCAGAGGTGGCCACTGTCCACCTGGAGACCTCAGAATTGCCCAGTGTCCACCTGGAGACCTCAGAG CTGCCCAGTGTCCACCTGGACACCTCAGAGGTGACCAATGTCCACCTGGAGAGCCCAGAACTGTCTAGTGTCCAGCTGGACGTGTCAGaggtgcccagtgcccacctggAGACCAATGAGATGACCAGTGCCCACCTGGAGAGCTCAGaggtgcccagtgcccacctggACGTGTCAGAGGTGACCAATGCTCACCTGGAGACCACTGAGGTGACCGATGTCCACCTGGAGCCCATGGAGGaggtgcccagtgcccacctggACGTGTCAGAGGTGACCGATGTCCACCTGAAGACCTCAGAGGTACCCAGTGCCCACCTGGATATGCCTTGTGTCCACCTGGAGACCACCGAGGAGGTGACCAATGCCCACCTGGAGACCTTGGCAATGACCAGCGTCCACCTGGAGGTGCCTGGTGCGCACCTGGACTCATCAAAGATGCCCGGTGCCCACCTGGAGCCCACAGAGGTGCACCTGGAACCCCCCTAG